From Oenococcus sicerae, the proteins below share one genomic window:
- a CDS encoding NADP-dependent (R)-specific alcohol dehydrogenase, which yields MTDRLKNKVAIVTGGTLGIGLSIVDLYLKEGAKVVFTGRRQAVGEQALATLGNPANTKFVVHDASDEEGWKKLFADTIAEFGKVDILVNNAGIGEAGDVEHTDYAQWRRTMDINLDGVYFGTHYGVINMKNPKSGDASIINMSSIEGLVGDPDLFAYNATKGALRIMSKSAALYCARNDYNLRVNTIHPGYIKTPLVENLDGAEAAMSDRTKTPLGHIGVPDDIGWLAVYLGSEESKFAVGSEFTVDGGYTAQ from the coding sequence ATGACAGATCGTTTGAAAAATAAGGTGGCTATCGTAACCGGCGGTACGCTGGGAATCGGCTTATCGATCGTTGACTTATATTTAAAAGAAGGGGCTAAAGTTGTCTTTACTGGACGACGCCAGGCAGTTGGCGAACAGGCTTTAGCAACCTTAGGCAATCCTGCTAACACTAAATTCGTGGTTCACGATGCCTCGGATGAAGAAGGCTGGAAGAAGCTATTCGCTGATACGATTGCTGAATTCGGTAAAGTTGATATTTTGGTTAATAATGCCGGTATTGGCGAGGCTGGCGATGTTGAGCACACTGACTATGCGCAGTGGCGCCGGACTATGGACATCAATTTAGATGGCGTTTACTTTGGTACGCACTATGGTGTGATCAATATGAAGAATCCCAAAAGTGGTGATGCTTCGATCATTAACATGTCGAGTATTGAGGGGCTGGTGGGTGATCCAGACCTATTTGCCTATAATGCAACCAAAGGCGCATTACGAATTATGAGTAAGTCGGCAGCGTTGTATTGCGCACGCAATGATTACAACTTGCGTGTGAATACGATTCATCCAGGCTACATTAAGACGCCACTTGTTGAGAATTTGGATGGTGCTGAAGCTGCCATGAGTGATCGGACCAAGACGCCATTGGGACATATTGGCGTACCTGATGACATCGGTTGGCTAGCTGTTTATCTTGGCTCGGAAGAATCTAAGTTTGCAGTCGGATCTGAATTTACGGTTGATGGCGGCTACACGGCTCAATAA
- a CDS encoding TetR/AcrR family transcriptional regulator, translated as MKNATKGDLQKEKLLAAARKLFAENGYEATSTKKINQRIGAADGLLYYYFPAGKKQLLNEIIKQTTDNKTLAFNKQFDQLTGAESIQETLIKVFQIIWNILTKAENYETLLITVRERAVIEPEQINWLLRLADRIEQKIADYLRQQIMDQTLIDNDPGLMAELVLSVYESCIYRQLILADKRNFTNEVAQTLSEEINLLVKGWQPNSPRLAHS; from the coding sequence ATGAAAAACGCAACAAAGGGTGATTTGCAAAAAGAAAAACTGCTAGCAGCCGCGCGGAAATTATTTGCTGAGAATGGTTATGAAGCAACTTCGACTAAGAAAATCAATCAAAGGATCGGGGCCGCTGACGGCTTGCTTTACTATTATTTTCCAGCTGGTAAGAAGCAGCTCTTAAATGAAATAATCAAGCAGACGACAGATAATAAGACCTTGGCCTTTAACAAGCAGTTTGATCAATTAACTGGCGCTGAATCAATCCAAGAGACCTTGATCAAAGTGTTTCAAATCATTTGGAATATTTTGACCAAGGCTGAAAATTATGAAACACTTTTGATCACGGTTCGAGAACGTGCTGTGATCGAACCAGAACAAATAAATTGGTTACTACGATTAGCCGATAGGATCGAACAAAAAATTGCTGATTATCTCAGACAGCAGATCATGGATCAAACACTCATTGACAACGACCCTGGCCTTATGGCTGAATTAGTCTTATCAGTTTATGAAAGCTGTATTTATCGGCAGCTCATTCTGGCAGACAAAAGGAATTTTACCAACGAGGTTGCTCAAACTTTGAGCGAAGAAATAAATTTGCTTGTTAAAGGATGGCAGCCAAATTCGCCAAGGTTAGCTCACTCATGA
- a CDS encoding Nramp family divalent metal transporter, with amino-acid sequence MKVATAKEPEGKSLDEINGSIKVPQNAGFWRTLLAYTGPGALIAVGYMDPGNWITSIGGGAQFKYVLLSVVLLSSLIAMLLQSMAAKLGIVTGKDLAQLTRDKTSKRVGFILWVITELAIMATDIAEIIGSGIALELLFGIPLIVGILITSADVLLLLVLTKLGFRKIEAIVATLVAVVLLVFSYEVILSQPHVPEILKGFVPNSKIVTNTSMLYLALGIVGATIMPHDLYLGSSISQTRRVDRSNKKEIAKAIRFTTIDSNIQLTIAFVVNCLLLVLGAALFYGTNSSLGRFVDLFRALNDSQIVGAIASPLLSMLFAIALLASGQSSTITGTLSGQIIMEGFIHLHMPLWAQRLLTRLISVTPVLIFAIIYHGNEAKIEELLTFSQVFLSIALPFAVVPLVIFTNDEKLMGEFKNHTWVKWVAWIVTAVLIVLNIYLIWQLVA; translated from the coding sequence ATGAAAGTCGCCACAGCAAAAGAACCTGAAGGAAAAAGTTTAGATGAGATTAATGGCAGTATCAAAGTTCCTCAAAATGCCGGTTTTTGGCGGACCTTGCTTGCCTACACGGGGCCGGGCGCACTGATCGCTGTTGGCTATATGGACCCAGGCAATTGGATAACTTCTATTGGTGGTGGTGCCCAATTTAAATATGTTCTACTCTCAGTTGTTCTTTTATCTAGCTTGATCGCTATGCTGCTTCAGTCGATGGCTGCGAAACTGGGGATCGTCACTGGCAAGGATCTGGCCCAATTGACTAGGGATAAAACTTCTAAAAGAGTTGGGTTTATTTTATGGGTCATTACAGAATTAGCCATCATGGCGACTGACATTGCAGAAATTATTGGATCCGGCATTGCCTTGGAATTATTATTTGGTATTCCACTGATCGTTGGTATTCTGATCACATCTGCTGATGTTTTGCTGCTATTGGTTTTAACAAAATTAGGTTTTCGAAAAATAGAAGCAATCGTGGCGACGTTAGTTGCAGTCGTTTTGCTGGTTTTCTCGTATGAGGTTATCTTGTCACAGCCGCACGTTCCGGAAATCTTAAAGGGTTTCGTACCAAATTCTAAAATCGTCACGAACACATCGATGCTGTACCTTGCATTAGGGATCGTCGGCGCGACGATTATGCCGCATGATCTTTATCTTGGTTCATCAATTTCGCAGACACGCAGAGTCGATCGTTCTAATAAGAAAGAGATCGCCAAAGCGATTCGTTTTACGACGATTGATTCCAATATTCAATTAACCATTGCCTTTGTCGTTAATTGTTTGCTGCTGGTTTTGGGAGCTGCTTTGTTTTATGGCACAAACAGCAGCTTGGGCCGTTTCGTTGACTTATTCCGAGCTTTAAATGATAGTCAGATCGTTGGTGCAATTGCTAGTCCGCTGCTAAGCATGCTGTTTGCGATCGCGTTGCTAGCTTCCGGGCAAAGCTCGACGATTACAGGAACGCTGTCAGGACAGATCATTATGGAAGGTTTTATCCACTTGCATATGCCTTTATGGGCGCAGCGTTTGCTGACTCGTTTGATATCAGTCACACCGGTTTTGATTTTTGCGATCATTTATCACGGTAATGAGGCCAAGATCGAAGAGCTGCTGACTTTCTCTCAAGTATTTTTAAGCATCGCTTTGCCTTTTGCCGTTGTTCCTTTGGTCATTTTTACAAACGACGAAAAATTAATGGGTGAATTCAAAAACCATACTTGGGTCAAATGGGTCGCATGGATCGTGACGGCAGTGCTGATCGTTTTGAATATTTATCTCATCTGGCAGCTTGTAGCATGA
- a CDS encoding carbohydrate ABC transporter permease: MSDHPKKFALTIISTILITLLAFLFLFPLVWMIASSLKPEAEIYKNMDSFRAFLPSFNIDQWGDAYKNLLSRFTVLTYILNSLFYGLSVTAGSILVNSLAGYGFSKFKFKGQKFIFGLLIAMLVIPGETIIIQKFQIVKALGILNTPWAVIFPSLAAPFYIYMFKNFFDAISNDVVESAEMEGAGSFMIYWKIMLPMAKPAIATVGTLSFIGSWNDYIWPLMVLTDSSKFPLQVAITNINNTVPVYMNQVMAILTISTLPLIIVYLFFQKYLVQGLGVSGTGEK, translated from the coding sequence ATGTCTGATCATCCAAAAAAATTTGCATTGACGATCATTAGTACGATTTTGATTACGCTATTAGCATTTTTATTTCTATTTCCATTAGTGTGGATGATTGCCTCTTCATTAAAGCCTGAAGCTGAAATTTATAAAAACATGGATAGTTTTAGAGCCTTTCTGCCTTCTTTTAATATCGATCAGTGGGGAGATGCTTATAAGAATTTGTTATCTCGTTTTACTGTTTTGACTTATATTTTAAATAGCCTTTTTTATGGTTTAAGTGTGACTGCTGGTTCGATTTTAGTGAATTCTTTAGCGGGATACGGATTTTCTAAATTTAAATTTAAAGGACAGAAATTTATTTTTGGTCTCTTAATTGCGATGCTGGTCATTCCTGGGGAAACCATTATTATCCAAAAGTTTCAGATCGTCAAAGCGCTTGGCATTTTAAACACACCATGGGCGGTTATTTTTCCATCGCTTGCTGCACCTTTTTATATTTATATGTTTAAAAATTTCTTTGACGCAATTTCTAATGATGTGGTTGAGTCTGCTGAAATGGAAGGAGCTGGCAGTTTTATGATTTATTGGAAAATTATGTTGCCAATGGCCAAGCCAGCCATTGCAACTGTCGGGACTTTGTCATTTATCGGCAGTTGGAATGACTATATTTGGCCTCTGATGGTTTTAACTGATTCCAGCAAATTTCCTTTACAGGTGGCTATTACGAATATTAATAATACGGTGCCGGTCTATATGAACCAAGTGATGGCGATTTTGACGATTTCGACCCTACCGCTAATTATTGTTTATTTGTTCTTCCAAAAATATCTCGTTCAAGGTCTGGGCGTCTCAGGAACTGGTGAAAAATAA
- a CDS encoding TetR/AcrR family transcriptional regulator, whose protein sequence is MITDARLKRREEILNAAQQVLFDHGSEKVSLKAVSEQLGLTHAAIYRHFRDKDDLWFSLAQHWLLGTENHLAELLKTPAVSRIDQLHTWLNMLSQTKQDTNRDHPEVFRLYTDIVSDHEEIEKEHLQNLQQQLFGLFQITEPKETDIARMQAILDAFSFFYDPRYKKLWDNSQIRVRQENVWQLTAPQIRKWFDS, encoded by the coding sequence ATGATTACTGATGCGCGACTCAAAAGACGAGAAGAAATTTTAAATGCCGCTCAACAGGTTTTGTTTGATCATGGTTCCGAAAAAGTATCTCTAAAAGCTGTTAGCGAACAATTAGGATTAACACACGCTGCAATTTATCGCCATTTTCGTGACAAAGATGATCTTTGGTTTTCATTAGCACAGCATTGGCTGCTGGGTACTGAAAATCATTTAGCGGAATTATTGAAAACACCGGCTGTCAGCCGAATCGATCAGCTGCATACTTGGCTGAATATGTTATCGCAAACCAAGCAAGACACAAATCGTGATCATCCTGAGGTTTTTCGTCTATATACGGATATCGTGTCTGACCATGAAGAAATTGAAAAGGAACATTTGCAAAATTTACAGCAGCAATTATTTGGCCTGTTTCAAATTACTGAACCCAAAGAGACAGATATTGCCCGAATGCAAGCTATTTTAGACGCTTTTAGTTTTTTTTATGATCCACGATATAAAAAACTATGGGATAATTCGCAGATTCGTGTTCGCCAGGAGAATGTGTGGCAACTGACAGCACCGCAGATAAGGAAATGGTTTGATAGTTAA
- a CDS encoding carbohydrate ABC transporter permease — MNNSLAKRNNQGWLFIFPALLLLTLFLFIPAILSIYYSLTNYYMLAPQARKFIGLLNYVNLLKDPIFWTSVKNIGQFVLLVMPLQVGTALGLALIVRKKRPWNTFFKVAFFAPVVVSLAVTSVLWLYILNPEQGILNSMLLKIGIKAQPFLTSPRQAMFAIIGLSAWQGVGYQMLIFLAGLQNIPNELYEAARIDGANKWESFRHITLAMLKPTSLMILTTTFIDAFKLIIQPMGMTQGGPLNSTITPVYYIYRTGFTDRQLGYASAMSVIYGLAIIIFTIIQRRITGAGGSQNV, encoded by the coding sequence ATGAATAATTCATTAGCAAAACGGAATAATCAGGGCTGGCTATTTATCTTTCCAGCCTTGCTGCTGCTGACCTTGTTTCTTTTTATTCCGGCAATTTTATCCATTTATTATTCTTTAACAAATTATTACATGCTGGCACCCCAGGCTAGAAAATTTATTGGTCTGCTTAATTACGTTAATTTGTTAAAGGACCCAATTTTTTGGACAAGCGTTAAAAATATTGGCCAATTTGTCCTGCTTGTCATGCCGCTACAAGTTGGTACTGCATTAGGTCTGGCTCTGATAGTTCGTAAGAAACGGCCATGGAATACTTTTTTTAAAGTTGCCTTTTTTGCTCCGGTCGTTGTCTCTCTAGCGGTCACTTCGGTGCTGTGGCTGTACATTTTAAATCCTGAACAAGGGATCTTAAACAGTATGCTGTTAAAAATCGGTATTAAAGCTCAGCCTTTTTTAACGAGCCCGAGACAAGCGATGTTTGCCATTATTGGTCTTTCTGCCTGGCAGGGAGTTGGTTATCAAATGCTGATTTTTCTTGCCGGCTTGCAGAATATTCCCAATGAACTTTACGAAGCTGCAAGAATTGATGGTGCAAATAAATGGGAAAGCTTCCGCCATATTACTTTAGCGATGCTGAAGCCGACTTCTCTTATGATTTTGACGACAACTTTTATCGACGCTTTTAAGCTGATTATCCAGCCTATGGGCATGACACAAGGCGGGCCGCTGAACTCAACGATCACACCTGTTTATTATATTTATCGAACCGGCTTTACAGATCGGCAGCTTGGCTATGCCAGTGCTATGAGTGTTATCTATGGCTTAGCGATCATCATCTTTACGATTATTCAGCGCCGGATCACAGGTGCGGGGGGCAGCCAGAATGTCTGA
- a CDS encoding aldo/keto reductase, with product MTEEIRIGNSDVQTGKLGLGTNKVGGHNLFAGLADSDGTDIIKTALQENISLLDTAYMYGLGKSEELIGDVLKDYDRSKVVIATKAAQDPANDLRPNNQPDFLKKSVDSALKRLKTDYIDIFYIHFPDDSTPKDEAVAALVDEKKAGKIRAIGVSNFSLAQVKEANKDHQVDIVEDNYSLVHRNAEKELMPYLQSSHISFVPYFPLASGLLTGKYDEKDQSQFKQFAAEDYTKIINALAEIKEIANRKQASIAQTVLAWYIADPAISVVIPGAHKAEQVQNNVKALNVHLSDDEFKQIDHLFQAF from the coding sequence ATGACTGAAGAAATTAGAATTGGCAATAGCGACGTTCAGACCGGTAAATTAGGCCTCGGGACAAACAAAGTCGGCGGCCACAATTTATTTGCGGGTTTGGCTGACTCCGACGGCACAGACATCATCAAAACCGCTCTACAAGAAAATATTTCACTGCTGGATACTGCTTATATGTATGGTTTGGGTAAATCTGAAGAATTGATCGGCGATGTTTTAAAGGATTATGACCGTTCCAAAGTCGTCATCGCTACCAAAGCTGCTCAGGACCCAGCCAACGATCTGCGCCCAAATAATCAGCCTGATTTCTTAAAGAAATCTGTTGACAGTGCCTTAAAACGTTTGAAAACTGATTATATTGATATTTTTTATATTCACTTTCCAGATGATAGTACGCCGAAAGACGAGGCTGTTGCTGCCTTGGTTGATGAAAAAAAGGCAGGTAAGATTCGCGCGATCGGTGTTTCCAATTTTTCGTTGGCTCAAGTCAAAGAAGCCAATAAAGACCATCAAGTTGATATCGTTGAGGACAATTACAGTCTGGTACACCGCAACGCCGAAAAAGAATTAATGCCCTATTTGCAAAGCAGCCATATTTCTTTCGTGCCTTATTTCCCATTAGCATCAGGTCTCTTGACTGGGAAATATGATGAAAAGGATCAGTCGCAGTTTAAGCAATTTGCAGCTGAAGACTACACAAAAATTATCAATGCTTTGGCTGAGATCAAAGAAATCGCCAATCGTAAACAAGCAAGCATCGCACAAACTGTCTTAGCATGGTACATTGCTGATCCAGCGATCAGCGTTGTGATCCCTGGTGCTCATAAAGCTGAGCAAGTCCAAAACAATGTCAAAGCCTTGAATGTACATTTAAGCGATGATGAATTCAAACAAATCGATCACTTATTCCAAGCTTTCTGA
- a CDS encoding glycoside hydrolase family 32 protein — translation MSLILSKATKYIKSNFRDSSDLYRPEFHFSAPLGWLNDPNGLIFFQKQFHLFYQYNPYATKWGNMHWGHAVSMDLLHWQNLMPALAPDEDYDRSGAFSGSAIERGGLLYLMYTGHVVLADGSVTETQNIAYSLDGLNFKKYEKNPVIAADKLPEGASRSDFRDPKIIHHDGHYYAVIASTTHAQGQILLYRSDDLLDWQYFSTIFSNRPELGMMAECPDLFQLDDQYALVFSAIVGPDLPNAVYLALGDLDWSTGHFQLNKISILDQGQDFYAPQSFSYQGQRIMIPWLRNNDLVNYLSDEKHSWNGQMGIPRELSLANGALIQRPVLELGQNESNSPFSLSSKHSIFFLDTLILNSNSGLAVGDRLLLTGGQEKIELSRQTNSDYELNLTLVSSKRRINIMSTSDKDQVLILLLDRSSLELFIDNTGVASVVLYPERPWEKISYFGTSKFTGRIINLENIK, via the coding sequence ATGAGTCTTATATTGTCCAAAGCAACTAAATATATCAAAAGTAATTTTCGTGATTCCTCTGATCTTTACCGACCTGAATTCCACTTCTCGGCGCCGCTTGGCTGGCTAAATGACCCTAATGGCCTAATTTTTTTTCAAAAACAATTTCATTTATTCTATCAATATAATCCCTATGCAACAAAATGGGGCAACATGCACTGGGGTCATGCGGTGAGTATGGATTTACTACATTGGCAGAATCTAATGCCGGCTTTGGCGCCAGATGAAGATTACGATCGTTCCGGGGCTTTTTCCGGGTCGGCGATCGAAAGAGGCGGTCTTTTGTATTTGATGTACACGGGTCACGTTGTTTTAGCTGATGGCAGTGTGACCGAAACACAAAATATTGCCTATTCGCTTGATGGCCTTAATTTTAAAAAATATGAAAAAAATCCCGTAATCGCAGCAGACAAATTACCCGAAGGCGCATCGCGATCCGACTTTCGTGATCCTAAAATCATACATCACGATGGCCATTATTATGCTGTCATTGCTTCCACGACTCACGCTCAAGGACAAATTTTATTGTATCGATCTGATGATTTATTGGATTGGCAATATTTCTCGACAATTTTTTCAAATCGCCCAGAGTTAGGTATGATGGCTGAATGCCCTGATCTATTTCAATTAGATGATCAGTATGCACTGGTTTTCAGTGCGATCGTAGGTCCGGATCTGCCTAACGCAGTCTATTTAGCTTTAGGCGATCTGGATTGGTCGACTGGCCATTTTCAATTGAACAAAATTAGTATTCTTGATCAGGGTCAGGACTTTTATGCACCACAATCTTTTTCCTACCAAGGCCAAAGGATTATGATCCCTTGGTTGCGAAACAACGATCTAGTGAACTATTTGTCGGACGAGAAACACAGCTGGAATGGCCAAATGGGCATTCCTCGCGAACTTTCGCTGGCTAATGGTGCTTTAATCCAGAGGCCAGTATTGGAACTTGGCCAAAACGAATCCAACAGTCCTTTTAGTCTGAGTTCAAAACATTCGATCTTTTTTTTGGATACTTTGATTTTAAATTCAAATTCCGGTTTAGCTGTAGGTGATCGACTTTTACTTACGGGCGGTCAAGAAAAAATTGAGTTAAGCCGTCAAACAAATAGCGATTATGAACTCAACTTGACACTTGTTTCCAGTAAACGCCGTATCAATATCATGAGCACCTCTGATAAGGATCAAGTTCTTATTTTATTGCTGGACCGGTCATCTTTGGAGTTATTTATTGACAACACCGGTGTGGCTAGTGTTGTACTGTACCCTGAGCGGCCTTGGGAGAAAATCAGTTACTTTGGTACAAGCAAATTTACCGGACGAATCATTAATTTGGAAAATATCAAATAA
- a CDS encoding DHA2 family efflux MFS transporter permease subunit, protein MNKNLQAITAAGLLSFIGILVQTSLNVTFPTLIQQFHESLNTVQWLTTGYLLMVTITMGSSAYLLKRFSARNIFILAISAFVLGTLLCIFTDNFIILMIGRLFQAIATGLSTPLLFQLIFTTLAAEYLGTYTGLASMIISLAPALGPTYGGLLNTYLNWRFIFWIALPLGFISLLLGIKTIKLPHVKEHVSFDFFGFVLLISIFTGFIWSFNQAGKHGWQSPSFIGFLLISLALTVLYVVYNQHSKRRLLDYSILKQAQVRLGAFNFFVLQFANVGSCLVIPLFAENVLKGNALVAGFLLFPGSVLGAFMSPVAGRLYDRQGAFKPLVLGNGLLLISTILLALLSDKLTLLSLTLLYCLLRLGFTFSFGNVLSEGTTYVAAEQKADLNSLYNMLQQYAGSIGTQIMAAFISASELSAGQDIRLATLKGSQIDFWLLTLLALLALITVYYEHYLTQKKIAKVNSL, encoded by the coding sequence ATGAATAAAAATCTACAAGCTATCACGGCTGCCGGTCTATTATCCTTTATTGGCATTTTGGTTCAAACATCATTGAATGTCACGTTCCCGACTTTGATCCAGCAGTTTCACGAGTCTTTGAATACGGTACAGTGGTTGACGACCGGCTATTTATTAATGGTCACGATCACCATGGGCAGTTCAGCCTATCTGCTAAAACGTTTCTCGGCGAGAAACATCTTTATTTTGGCGATATCAGCCTTTGTGCTCGGAACTTTACTTTGTATTTTTACAGATAACTTTATTATCCTCATGATCGGTCGCTTATTTCAGGCAATCGCGACTGGGCTTTCGACACCCTTACTGTTTCAATTGATTTTTACGACCTTGGCAGCGGAATATTTAGGCACTTATACTGGTCTGGCCAGCATGATCATCTCATTGGCACCGGCTTTGGGACCAACTTACGGGGGTCTATTAAATACCTATCTGAATTGGCGTTTTATTTTCTGGATCGCTTTGCCCTTAGGCTTTATATCGCTGCTTTTAGGTATCAAGACAATTAAACTGCCACACGTAAAAGAACATGTGTCCTTTGATTTTTTCGGTTTTGTTCTGCTGATCTCGATCTTCACAGGCTTTATTTGGTCCTTTAATCAAGCTGGCAAACATGGATGGCAGAGCCCATCCTTTATCGGATTTCTGCTGATCAGTTTGGCCTTGACCGTTCTATATGTTGTGTACAACCAGCATAGCAAACGTCGGCTGCTGGATTATTCGATTTTAAAACAAGCACAGGTCCGTTTGGGTGCCTTTAACTTTTTTGTACTCCAATTTGCAAATGTCGGCAGTTGTTTGGTAATTCCGTTATTTGCGGAAAATGTTTTGAAAGGCAATGCTTTGGTAGCTGGTTTTCTATTATTTCCAGGGTCAGTCCTAGGTGCTTTTATGTCGCCAGTGGCTGGTCGCCTATACGATCGACAAGGTGCTTTTAAGCCGTTAGTACTAGGTAATGGTTTGCTATTAATCAGTACGATTCTACTTGCCTTGCTATCTGATAAATTGACATTGCTTAGTTTGACGCTGTTATACTGCTTGTTGCGCTTAGGTTTCACATTCAGTTTTGGCAATGTTCTGTCAGAAGGAACCACTTATGTTGCGGCCGAACAGAAGGCTGATTTGAATTCCTTATATAATATGTTGCAACAGTATGCCGGCTCGATCGGGACTCAGATCATGGCAGCATTTATTTCTGCCAGCGAGCTATCAGCTGGTCAAGACATCCGCCTTGCAACGCTAAAAGGTTCGCAAATTGATTTTTGGCTGCTAACTCTGTTGGCATTATTGGCCCTGATAACCGTTTACTATGAACATTATTTGACTCAAAAAAAAATCGCAAAAGTTAATTCGCTTTGA
- a CDS encoding NADPH-dependent F420 reductase gives MKISFIGSGNVGQALARLFAKAGHTVTLTNRHGKNSLTEIVQSLGKNVTAGDLTDAVNDQDLVVLAIPFNSITNLDDHLLQGQNVIDATNYFPQRDGHLVKFIDHEIASSQFVADYFKGSKVVKAFNSFGVKDLPSLVRTKGALDRTAIPVAGDDPLKQTVMTLIDQIGFDAYDDGPLATSFAIQADGPIFGFEATTAELKVKLAD, from the coding sequence ATGAAAATTAGTTTTATCGGCAGCGGAAATGTTGGACAAGCATTAGCCCGTTTATTTGCGAAAGCTGGGCACACTGTGACACTGACCAATCGTCATGGCAAGAATAGTTTGACAGAAATCGTGCAATCACTTGGGAAAAATGTGACAGCAGGCGATCTGACAGATGCTGTCAATGACCAAGACTTAGTTGTTTTGGCAATTCCTTTTAATAGCATTACTAATTTAGACGATCATTTATTGCAAGGGCAAAATGTGATAGATGCAACAAATTATTTTCCTCAACGTGATGGCCATCTAGTTAAATTTATCGACCACGAGATCGCCAGTTCACAATTCGTCGCAGACTATTTCAAGGGTTCTAAAGTGGTGAAGGCGTTTAATAGTTTTGGCGTCAAAGACCTTCCCAGTCTCGTTAGAACAAAAGGCGCTTTAGACCGAACTGCTATTCCAGTTGCCGGTGATGATCCGCTCAAACAAACAGTGATGACTTTGATCGATCAAATCGGTTTTGATGCTTATGATGATGGTCCACTAGCCACAAGTTTTGCAATTCAAGCTGATGGTCCGATTTTTGGTTTTGAAGCTACAACCGCTGAATTAAAAGTTAAGCTGGCTGATTAA
- a CDS encoding ABC transporter substrate-binding protein, whose product MRKGKIAVIAVVVLAAVFVVYMVSGSGNSGGNTKKNITMWVHYSKDDPEGKAMVKNIALFNKTNGKGYHATVQYIPRSSSGGGYEDKINAALNSNSLPDVMTLDGPNTAAYAKSKIIQPVGKYIKNKQDILPSILSQGTYKNKLYAVGYSESGVGIYYNKKMFKEAGISDSELPSLSKSWNWDQFTEIAKKLKDHFNRPAIDLQLNDHSEWSLYSFAPFIWSAGGKITNAAGTKAEGVFDSKQTQTAFTFLQNLVKNGYTTISPIQEGFQTGKYPMLMSGSWAIQELNTSYKNIDYGILPYPVSPKTGKLVSPTGSWQYAMSASTSKPEAAGALVNFLTETAQMYRTAMTNTVLPARKSVSKKMLTKVSAPMEFLIQQNLKSGHSRPVLVNYPQVSRIFADAVTKTTYYKQNPNIADLLESEAKTIQSYLK is encoded by the coding sequence AAAAAAGAATATTACGATGTGGGTTCATTATTCAAAAGATGATCCTGAAGGCAAGGCGATGGTCAAAAATATCGCTTTGTTTAACAAGACAAATGGTAAAGGATATCATGCAACGGTTCAATATATTCCTCGCAGCAGTTCTGGTGGCGGTTATGAAGATAAAATCAATGCGGCTCTGAATTCCAATAGCCTACCTGATGTGATGACTTTGGATGGACCGAATACTGCGGCTTATGCCAAGTCAAAAATTATTCAACCGGTTGGCAAATATATTAAAAACAAGCAGGATATTTTGCCAAGTATTCTTTCACAAGGCACCTATAAAAATAAACTTTATGCAGTGGGTTATTCAGAATCCGGCGTTGGCATTTATTACAACAAAAAGATGTTCAAAGAGGCTGGTATTTCTGATTCAGAACTTCCTAGCTTGAGCAAGTCTTGGAACTGGGATCAATTTACTGAGATTGCAAAAAAACTGAAAGATCATTTTAATCGTCCGGCAATTGATCTGCAGCTTAATGATCATTCAGAATGGTCGCTCTATTCATTTGCGCCGTTTATTTGGTCAGCTGGTGGCAAGATCACGAATGCGGCTGGTACGAAAGCTGAGGGTGTCTTTGATTCAAAACAAACGCAAACGGCTTTTACTTTTTTACAGAATTTAGTGAAAAATGGTTATACGACGATCAGTCCGATTCAAGAAGGTTTTCAAACGGGCAAATATCCGATGCTCATGTCTGGGTCTTGGGCGATCCAAGAATTAAACACATCATATAAAAACATTGATTACGGTATCCTGCCTTATCCTGTTTCACCTAAAACAGGCAAACTGGTTTCACCGACCGGCAGCTGGCAATACGCTATGAGCGCAAGCACAAGCAAACCTGAGGCAGCTGGTGCGTTAGTTAATTTCTTAACCGAAACAGCGCAAATGTATCGCACTGCCATGACTAATACGGTCTTGCCAGCGCGTAAATCCGTTTCCAAAAAAATGCTGACAAAAGTGAGCGCACCAATGGAATTTTTGATTCAGCAGAATTTAAAAAGTGGTCACTCCCGTCCGGTTCTGGTTAATTATCCACAAGTATCACGGATTTTTGCTGACGCTGTCACGAAGACCACTTATTATAAACAGAACCCGAATATCGCTGATTTGCTGGAAAGTGAAGCAAAGACGATTCAAAGTTATTTAAAATAG